Part of the Metarhizium brunneum chromosome 6, complete sequence genome is shown below.
GGGTGGTACAAGGCAATCACGGTTGTTCTGTAATGGAAAATTAGTACCGAGATTGGGGCGGCTGTGGCGGAAAACGGCATACTCGCGATAAAGTCGAAGCTGGTACAGATGCACCTTTATAAGCTCGCTCCCAAGACTCTCATCGGATAATTCGCATAGATGCGCCCCAACATCGTCCTCGGTGTAGTTTATTGGTTGCTGTGTCGGCCTCGAGGACTCTGACGCGTACAACTTGGATAAAATATCGCCTAGAGTAAGTGAGATTCTGACGAGGTATAACCACATACTAACTAGATCGTCAATTTCCCGAGGTAGATATTTATGATACCTTTCGTCGAAAATGTCGATGCAGATGGATGCGACTTCGACTTGGGTTGGAACGGTTGTTGATACTTCATCCAGCTGTATTCGCATCGGGCGATTATAGGCGAGGGAGAGCCACGCTTCGCGGCAGTAAATACTCCACCAAAGTTGTGCCCACTGGCGTGAATGGCAGGTTGGACAAGTCTGTAATTCGCAGGGTGAGAGGCGATGAAGGCCAGCACCATAAGCCAGATTAATAGCAATGCCTATCCAATACCACGGTCCTCTATCAGCATTAATGCCTCCAAGGTGGTAGCTCATCAGGTACGTGGACTGAATAATAGTCATCGTCTCCTTCTCGTATTCCAAGTCGTACAATGCCTTTCCATGTTAGCTATTTCTAGTTACGCGTAGGTAATGACACGTCGGCGGTCGCACCATGGCCCGTTCGGACGCTTCTGCCTTGAGCTCTGCTTTCGTGAACCCGAGCTCCCCGGTCAGCAGCTTCTCGTCAACAAACTACAAGGGTGTTAGTCCATGGTTTATGTTCCTGAAATGGCAAAAGGATTAGCTCACATTCCCTGCCGCGGCAAACATACTCCaaagtaataagaaacttGGCCGTCCAGTTATATATTGATATAAAAGGTCAGGGACGTTGATAATCGGCGCAAAGGGATGTATATAGTGAAAATAAGTGCGAATCAACATGTCTTGCATCTCCCGTGATGGTAAGCTAAAGCAGCCTTTTTGCCGCAAATAGGTGAAGTCTTCGGGGTCAATTGCCGTGTTATTTGACACGAGTAGGAAAGTGTGCCCGAGAGATATAAAGTGATCATGAGGGCAAATATTCTTAGATAAAGCAGGAGATTCTCCTTTGTCACCTAAAAAAAACATATTATAAGTCATGGAATTTCAAGGTTTGAGGTTAAACAGACATGTCGTACTGATGTAATACTTATGAGTTCTAATGGTCATATTATTTCTCGAAGGCTCCGATGCAATACCAGTCTCTATACAAGTCACGCCGTTTGCCATCTTATTGGTCTGAAGACTTGTATTACATAGCTGCTTGGAAACGCCGCGGTCCCCTTCATAACCGCAGTTGCTTTGTCCTTGTGATAGAAATGCCGTGGGGCCCTGTTGGCAGTCAGGCGTGATGGACAGTTGATATGGATTTCTACATTAAATTAGCCGCA
Proteins encoded:
- the CTF1-ALPHA_1 gene encoding Cutinase transcription factor 1 alpha, yielding MFAAAGNFVDEKLLTGELGFTKAELKAEASERAMALYDLEYEKETMTIIQSTYLMSYHLGGINADRGPWYWIGIAINLAYGAGLHRLSPCELQTCPTCHSRQWAQLWWSIYCREAWLSLAYNRPMRIQLDEVSTTVPTQVEVASICIDIFDERYHKYLPREIDDLVSMWLYLVRISLTLGDILSKLYASESSRPTQQPINYTEDDVGAHLCELSDESLGSELIKVHLYQLRLYRETTVIALYHPHVQGLQDYQSEEHQS